In Gracilinanus agilis isolate LMUSP501 chromosome 1, AgileGrace, whole genome shotgun sequence, the sequence atctttttggTGTTGCATTGAGATTCactgattgtttgtttttaacccacTATCAGTAcgcttccttccttctcattgtCCCCACAAAGGGGGGGGGCAAGACACCAACCAAAATGTTCCTTTATCATAAATAAGCCTAGTCAAACAAATTCACAAACTACTGATATCTCATTCTGCACTTCTTCACCTCTTAAGAAATAGAAGTCTATTTAATCACTGCTTCTCTGAAATCATGGTTGATCTCTGTGCATTTCAATGATGATGAAATAAGATTACTTTAAATCAAGAAGcaagcagaaaaaaattataagctACTTCAGAAAAATTGAGATGGAAAGCCATTAAGTAGagtaaatatataagaatatttttgttttcaagaaTATAGCCACACAAATTGATACTAGTAAGAGATCTGATTTGTCTTACTAGTTACCCATAACACTTGTATAACTGTACATAAATATCATGCATTTGAAggtaatttatttcatattcattaaATGCTGTGCCAATAATTTTGTTATGCTGCTTCTTGCTATGCAAACTCTCCAGATAATCTAAAGATAAAGTTTGTTTAAAATCCATTAAATTTCAAATTAGTAGAGTTTGATAGCAAATTTTcaccaacttaaaaaaattttctaaggCTATAAAAATCTATCATTGGGTTCACACTTtgatacacacatacatgaataGTGCATTGGAAATAAGAATGTTTTACAAAAGACAATGGAATTTAATACTAACCTATGCTCGGCCTCAAGTGAACTTGAAAGGACATCAGCTTGTGGAAAGGTAGAAGACCGAATGATCTGTTGGGAAATCATAGAGGCATTGCCATTCTCTTGCgaaatttcattttcatcaaaatttctgtttatgTCCCTTTCATGGTGAGTGTTGTTGCTATTATGCAAATTAAATGAGTCATCATCCTAATAATTTCAGAGAGTAAAAAGTAACAATTACACATCATAGAAGTCCTGGAgacatttataaaaattcttgATACACATATTAAAGGATAATTCACAAATTCAAGAACCAACATGTGAAGTTTACCAATGAAACAATCATAAATCACATCAATTCCCTGACAGCTATTTGAACTAGAAGTATACTCCCTTGGTAGTGGACATATCACTCAAAAATGTATGTGAATTTATCTTTCATAAATCATTGTTTCCTTTTGACTTCCTTTAAAATAATCTCAAAGATACGTGCCCAAATTAGAATTTTCAGCTgcttcaaataattattttccttgtaCTGTAAGTTCctataacattttacattttgggCCCGCTTCTTAGATTCTTTATAAAGTTGAAAATAATTTGTAGGAAGGCAATGCTCTTAGACCTGCAATAATAGTCAAGGTATATTATTTCTTAAAGAGTACTAGGGTAAAATAATATTCCAGTCAGGGATTTCTGCCAGCATGAGGTTTTTCCCTGCCAGAACTGCAGGATAAAGTTCTTAGTGGTAATAGCTGATTTCATAAGCGCTAATAACTCATCCCTGACAAGGAAGATAGGTTCATGACTGTAAAGTTTGCAATGGCTATTTTATATCTCTGGTCCTCATTGAAGAGTCTGGAATACATtaggtcaggggtcagcaacgtatggctctttctgcaggagccataaagtcaatttttttcaggcgctgttacaggagctcgcactatgagcactgtacaggtctcacgaaattacattttaaaaaatgtgatgtttatggctctcacggccaaaaaggttgccgacccctgcattagGTGATAACAAATACTCAGTGAAGCTCAAGtaagaagatgaaagaaaattaagGGACGGCCAaacaaacaaagagaaagaaaacacatttagAGAAGCAAGAGTTTTAAGCTAATCAAAGAAGGCTTACTCTAGTAGAAAAAAAGTAAAGcatatttcacacacacatatttatctTGGGGTAGTGAGATGATGAAGAAGAtatagcactgggcctggaataaTGAAAACTTCAAGTTtgaacccagcctcagacactttactagctatgtgactctggccaagtcacctgcctccattttccccagtttcctcagctataaaatgaggataacactagcacctgcctcccagagttgtgaagatcaaatgagatacacaTAAAGCACTGtagaacagtgcctggtacataattaAGTACTATGTGAATGTaagctattactattatcatcaaAAGCTTTTATTACGAACTTTGCAAAAACCCattaaataaaaaacttaagcaaataaaatcaaatttccatctttattttgaCAAAATGTTATTGACTTAGTCAACTTATCAAACATTTTGtttgttcatgttcttttcctctccttcatattgtgtattttccaaaattattactGGTATTGTTATTCATGGACATGTTACCGTAGGACAGGTAGGCAAGGATTAGTTGAGATCTGAATTATTGTTGAGAGTATACCAAATCAATATCATCACACAGTCATTAGAGAAATGTTAGCATTCACAGTTATAATCAGATGTAACAAGGCAtatatagagaagagagaaggccTGGGAActagaaagacccgagttcaagtccttcctttgACATATAATTAGCTCTGAATTCAAGTACGACAATAGAGAACAGATGCCTACATTGTTAGAGGGAAGTTGTGCTCACTAGAAGTGCTTACACCATGTAATCATAAGCTAAttgcaaaataataatttttaaaaactgtttccaTGCAGTTTTTCCCCTTAATCCTCTCTACATCACTGAATGTCTTTTTACActtattaataatttcttgtggtataataatatatgtataatttatatgtggtctgtatgtatatataactcaTTCTAATCACTCATTTCATGTGTAAAAATCTGAGCACACAGACTAATTCAGATAAGCTTGATCTATATTGACAGCTCGACTGATAAATTAATGAACCTGCACTTCTGCactttaaatctctctctctctctctctctctctatatatatatatatatatatatatatatctccatatctatatctatagatatccATCAAAGGTTTGATAAGCTCAGTTACCTTCTCTGGCCCCATGTGACTTCCATCTTCATGTTCCTCCTCCACTCTGTCCCTTTTCAATGCTTTTAAGAATTCACTCTTCTTATCAGTGCGCATCCGGGTCAGTTTGGTTAGACGAGGCTGATTAAGTTTGTCCACAGGAGAAGAGGAATTTGAGCGATTacactaatgaaaaaatatacaaatactgATCAATTCCTGAGGTGAATATAACAATTAACTACACAACTAAAATTGAAGTTATTTTAATAAACCAGAAATTAAATTCATAATTACTGTGGCTTTTACCCATAAACATAagaatcatttttaacatttcccATAACAAATCCAAttcaaatttgaagaaaaaaaattttttttcttatagcacaaacaCTTCTGAAAGATGGGTTGCAAAAAACTGGTAGCACTTTATACAATTCATTATAGCAATATTTAAGAATTTCATTTACCCAAAGAATCTGAAATTCATTAGCGCAGCATTCCCCTGAAACACACTCCCCTctctaatttccctatttctgatGAAAGCACTACTACCCTTCTAGTCACTCAGGTTTACAATTTAGGAATCATCCTTAAATCTTCCCTTTTACCTGCTGTACCCCTTACCCTCATAATTAATATTAGTTCCCAAGCCTCCAGAATATTTCTCGCAGCCACTTACACCATAACTATCTAACTGAAGCTCTCATCAACACCTGCCTGGGTTATTATAATAGCTTCCTATTTGGTGTCCCTGTCTCcagtttcttccttctccaaaggTGCCAAATATATATTCCTAAAATTACTCTAAACATTTTGGTGACTCTTTCTTGCCTATAGTTCCTAGTCTAGAATGAAATACAGGAACCTTGTTTGACATTTGAAGTCATTCACCATCTATATTTCCAGGTTGATTAAACACTACTCACTCCCTTCACAAACTCTATTTCAAACAAACTGACCTTACTTGCTATTGCTATACTGAAATACCATTTTTGGATACATGCCTCTCTGAACACCCTCACACACCAAAGGCAAAACTCATTTCCTCTGATATTGGATCTccccttcaaggttcagctcatgTGCCACTTCCTACAAGAAAACTTTTCTGATTTACTCAATTGTTAGTACCTCCCCCTTAGCGATCTCTGGgatttttaatgtattaataGCTGTGTATATATTGTCTCTGTCCAATTATAATTTGAGTCATGAtgtcagggactatttttttatctctttatatttatagcaCAATACAGAGAGGGGAAGCCTACTGAATCTAGTTCTATACCCAGGTTCAAGTCCTACCCCTCAAACTTACTTACTGGCTGTATATACACCAGAAAATCCACAAATTGTAAATGCCTCAGATAATTCTAAGACTCCTAAGAGATGTGTGCCTGAGCTGTATCAGTGGAGGACGTTAGCATACTTATGAATTCCCTACATTGGGGAGATTATAGATCTGAAcaccaaaacaaaccaaaaagcaAACCAATAATAAGTCAGTGCCTAGGGAGAAGGTGACTAAGTAGAGCAAGTACATCTATCTATCAGGGCTTTTCAACACAAAGAGCAAAGAATTAAACTGATAGAATTCAACAAAAATGAACAGGTGAAGATATTTATGTATTACTACCTTCAGCATCTGACTCTGTATTTATCTCTGTGTATATACTGCACAGTCTCTCCTGTCTGAGTTTTTATGATAAAGAAACTCTGTCTCCTCCTGATAGTTCCCCTTCTCTGCATCATCACAAAAAACCGTATACTAGAAGTTTAGATAGGTTCTCATGGCCAGATAAGATCTTCCACTGACTAGTTATGTAAGCTTAATCAAGTCACTTCTTAAGCTAtcagtttcctcacataaaaCGAGAATTGAGAATATTTAaccatttttcctttgtatttctccAAATTTTCTTGTTTGCTGATATAGAGccagccatgttggtgaacctatggcacctATGCTccctttccaccatgcctgaggatatttctctcatcaccctgcctgtgcccagtagcccaatgggagcacttccgcCCTCCCAAGAGGAGTAAGGAGGAGGTGCTCACATGTGGCATgggggttgcagtttggacactcgAAAGATTCACCATGAATGGTAAAGAGGATCCCAATGATGATCCTAGGTAGTTTCAAATATAACACAATGCTATATGAGTATCTCTGAAATATTTACAGGCCAAAGTAATGCAGCAATTCATAGGTATATGTGGCTTTCTAAACATGAATTAATAAGCTCCATCTGTAGGAAcaagttcatttaattttctttccttattaccTTACCCTATTCTAACACTatgtgaaaaggaaaattatgcaaatgtggcattattttaacgaagataaaattgtttaaatatttgTTGCCCAAAAGAATAGAGTAAAAGGTGATTTCATTTTCAAATCAATTATACAATATGGATTTCCAcagacaatacaatgaaacttttttCACAGGAATTAAactcaaatatttttctctttctaaataaaaaagcaaaataagtaatAGAATTACTCAGTGTTCATTCTACTCTTCAGAGGAGGGTCAAAGCAccttaatattcatttaataattattataaatatataataatatacaatataataacatattatttatataaatactgacatgttgatataatttacataattatatattaatatattttacatgaacatcaagatatatatttatacaaaaacaataaatacataataataaatgtgcaatatttattatatgataaataaaaatttaatattcatttttcatttaatcttatttttcaatCCATATTTACTGGATTACTAGGActtaaatatatgataaattacattaaaatattaccATACCTCCTTAACTGAATTTGTTGATACACTAAAATTCTTGGCAGTTGATTTGAAGGCATTAAAGTTGCCAATGCTATAAGTAGACTCATGAGGGTAGGGAGttccaactttattttctttagtttggCTTTTCCATTGTGTaggctaaaacaaacaaacaaacaaacaaataaataaataagagttaCTCtccaaaaaaataagagaattcgaaaataagataaaaaagaattttcacaTTCTAACTACTGCTACACTCATCTCTTTccattgttttaaaaagaaaggataataTGACATCCAAGTcaaggtgtgtaaatggaattagctcatcctcattcatattcattgttaagactctagccaccagaaatgTCACCctacccaacttagaattaagtggggaggggaagataatgacaataagtaacaaatcaagaacaagggactgccctttgggcagtccaaaacagtgctgaggctgccatttgtccacttgaaattgaaggtggatgcaggaagtgaggaaagatgctatcttttaaatatgatggtaacttcctgtggaggcaattggcactttgaacttggtgtagaaggatctctggtgagacctcagacagcttccctctgaattgtcatgtgggtaagttaggccgacttcctttctcctcctttggcgtttctggaggctctaccctcaaggaggtctctcttgcctctctaattgtaaaaggccttgtggctagaagtcttgtttaattaacctctgtgcccctctgctggggtctCTAAATTCTTCTCTTGTCCGGGCCAGAggttctctctctcaatttccctaccttcaaccttcctaattgtaaataaacttccataaaagtcatcctatcttgggtctattttttttatttgtaatcaaATTAAtctgattcctggtgaccataccttaaatatctagtttcccctcttacaaagGGCATTAAGAGAAACCCTAGAAGTAGACATTTATTTAGTCAATATATTTTCCTCTCACTTTCAAGCAACATACTGAAGAATTTCCAAAAATCTTAATAGTTGTGTATGAactgcatttccttttccattaggTAAAGAGCACAATTGAGTAAAGAATGATCTGGATTATGACaatgtgggcaagtcactacgTTCTATGAGTTGGCTTAAAAGAAATTCAAGTTTCTTGATCTGGAGTCTAGGGTATTCTTTACAACAAGAGCTGtttta encodes:
- the GPBP1 gene encoding vasculin isoform X3; this encodes MLVIKKGSTKDLQISGFPAVGNLHSQPVKNGTGPSVYKGLVPKPAAPPTKPTQWKSQTKENKVGTPYPHESTYSIGNFNAFKSTAKNFSVSTNSVKECNRSNSSSPVDKLNQPRLTKLTRMRTDKKSEFLKALKRDRVEEEHEDGSHMGPEKDDDSFNLHNSNNTHHERDINRNFDENEISQENGNASMISQQIIRSSTFPQADVLSSSLEAEHRLLKEMGWQEDSENDETCAPLTEDEMREFQVISEQLQKNGLRKNGILKNGLICDFKFGPWKNSTFKPTFENDDTETSSSDTSDDDDV